Within Plectropomus leopardus isolate mb chromosome 23, YSFRI_Pleo_2.0, whole genome shotgun sequence, the genomic segment CTGCGTACCACCAAGGAGACTACGGCGCCACCATCAGCGTGCTGGAGAGAGTCATTGAGGTGAGCGTCGGCTGTGAAAAAACTCTTTCAATAATTTGCACACGTCTGACTCTTTATAAAAAGCTTCCATCTTTTTTCAGATCTCTCCGTGGGATCCGGAGTCGCGGGAGCTTCGTGCAGAATGCTACATCCGGATGGGGGATCCACAGAAAGCCATCCAGGATCTGACGCCAACCACGAGGCTACGCAACGACAACCGCGCCGCCTTCCTGAAGCTCAGCTTGCTGCACTACAGCCTCGGAGATCACCACGAGTCGCTCAAGTGAGCTCTGTCGCTGGAATAAACAAACTACGCCGATTTAGTCATGCAAATGTGGCAGATTTCCATCTCGAGAGCTTGTGTTTGACGTCTCACCCGTCTGTTTGTTTGCAGTCACATCCGAGAGTGTCTGAAGCTGGATCAGGACGACAAAGAGTGTTTCAGCCACTACAAACAGGTGAAGAAGCTCAGCAAGCAGCTGGACGCTGCAGAGGAGCTCATTCAGCAGGAGAGGTCAGTACTCCGAAATCATGATCCTCTGAAGGTATCTAACGCCTAAAGTCTGACACACTTTCACATCTAAAGACAATCTGAGCTTCTAGTCACACGCTGTAAGATTTTGCAGAGACTGGGGATCCACAGAGTCAATATTTTCAAGACTAGATTCCTTTAGAGATCATTTCCAAACCTGCTGCAGGTGGAAATTTACAAGAATGAAAAACTGGTAAACATTGAAGAAACAGAAGCAGCTTTTGGCAACAGCTGCCctcatgtgtgtgcatgagggCAGccgaaaagaaaaagataagacGCCGCAGAATGTGGACGTAACCAGCGACAAACCAGCTTTTCCTGCTTTTCCACATTTCATTTGCAAAAAGACTTTAAACAGACTTAAATTTAAACAGCTGCTCACATGTTCAGATAATGTGAGTTACAGCTGGATACAGTCCTGCTGGAAATTATTAcaccaaactccctttaagaaatatgacgTTTTAACAATTCCTCACATTTCCACAAAAACACGTAACTCTAGAAGCTTAAGATAAAAGGCGTCACATGTCAACagtatttttgtctgtttggcaTAAATAtaatctattaaaaaataaaaaagtatttacaaacaaactttacatttgcattttgtcGCCTCATTTCATCATCAGCCAACTCGCAGCTGTAATTTAGTAGTCGGTTTCTGGGGGAATGAGAGGCAAGCTGtttcaaaaattaagatttctcaTTAAAATAAGAGTAAGTTTATAGATCAGAAACacacttttctcctctttttccacAGAACGAGAGAACCGAAACTAAATTTTACTGTCTGCCCGGTTTGCTGCTTCTTGTTTGGTGCTGCAGAGAGCGCAGCTGTTGATTGTTGGCAATGTTCACTTCATTGGAATTCACCACTTGCATGAGCCAAAACTCGAAACTTTGATATtgttaaacatgtttgattttgtcgGAGCGTCAAGTCGAGAAAAAGACAGTCTTAAGACAAACACCAAATGATCTGGATCACTGGAGCGTGCCACAGCTCTAAAACtcatgcttttattctgaaattggAAATTTATCTGCAACTGTGAAATCAATTGAAAAGTTGTGAAAATATGCATTGTGTCTGAGACAGATAAAGTCAGCCACGGGGAACTCTTACAGTTAGAAGATGCATGTGCagcctcaaaaaaaaaaaaaaatcagtttggaTAAATTGATATGTCAACACATACAGTTAAATTTTAGATATAAAGATCAAATTCATGAGCTGCATGTTGCTTGTGACTCCTGTTCGTTTAATATCTTGacactcaaaaaagaaaaaccagaaAAAGTGTCAAACACTTGCATCCTAACTACCAAATAAACTAAATATCCTCTTTAAACACAACCAGGTACGAGGAAGCCATCGATAAATACGAATCAGTGATGAAGACGGAGCCTAATGTCCCACATTACACCAACCTGGCCAAAGAGAGGATCTGCTTCTGCCTTGTCAAGGTAAGAGATAAGTAATTAAAACTCCAGAGTTGGATCTCTAAATGATGTATtgaatgcaaaaaacatttttaaaaatgtgaacattttctcTGTGATAAATGGTACGTGACGTTTATTACTCACTgagatttttaaagttaatgggagattagattttctttttgacGTCGCTCAGAGCcgacacactctctctctgtcgtgCCAATTGTAGATAAACTTGGCTCAGGAGGCCATAGACGTGTGTTCAGAGGCTCACCAGAGAGACCCCCGCAACGCCAACGTCCTCCGAGACCGAGCCGAGGCTTACATCCTCAACCAGGAGTACGAGAAAGGTAAAAGTCTCCCTGCAGTCCTCAGTGACATTAACTGGCCTAAACTGTCCGCCTCTGTCAGAGTCATCAGCTCTGTttgtaaaacactgatttaacaGGAAGAAGCAGTCTGTGATTTTagaaacacacacttgtataAAGAAAAATCTTGCTTTcgcagacacatttttaaaaaaatgtattgggTCTACTTTAGAAAATTCTCCATagtttaaaatctaaaaactatTATAAATCATCAGACTAAACACAGATTCAGAGGGTTAATTAAGACTTGAATAATTCAaccctcaaaataaaaatgcatttatcgTTGAGATACGGTTATAAGACACTTGTGATAAAGATACGTAACGCAGGTGGGATATTTTGCAGGTTGACAATAAACATTATTTCCGAAAGTAACATCAGTGCACTGAAACGTTAAtcttaaatgtgatgatttcTAAGTTACTGAAAGCatctttttctgaattttgttCTCTTAAAAATTCTCCCGTCGTTCATATTGGACACATATAAGCTGATACTGATATATATCTGTGATTGGTCGATTAAATCAGCTGATCGTTCATCAATAGGGCTCTATTATTTACCTTAATGCTGTTGTTATCAtagatttttatatttgcactttaccgcttgtttttaggtttttccacacattcagacaataaatatgtttctttaaaaatgtcttttaatgtcttttttgctGCAGCTGTGGAGGACTATCTGGAGGCGAAAGAGTTTGACGGCGAAGGCGACCGCATCGATCTGAAGGAAGGGCTGGAGCGAGCGCAGAAACTGCTCAAAATCTCTCGTAAGAGGGATTACTACAAGATCCTCGGTGTCGGCAGGTAACCGGGCCAACCAGTTTTATCACGCGGTGTTTCATCCGGATCACTTCAGATAACTCctaacacactttatttttccaCAGGAATGCAAACAAGCAGGAGATCATCAAGGCATACAGGAAGCTGGCGC encodes:
- the dnajc3b gene encoding dnaJ homolog subfamily C member 3b, producing the protein MESCRRTGLSGVLCSLSLLCVILDIQLDGVLGATHVEIEHHLEMGRKLLAAGQLAEALSHYHSAVEGDSKNYLTYYKRAAVFLAMGKSKSALPDLTRAIQLKPDFLCCKLQRGNILLKQGNTQEAREDFEAVLQRSPDHEEAQDQLMKANELEELQEDAHAAYHQGDYGATISVLERVIEISPWDPESRELRAECYIRMGDPQKAIQDLTPTTRLRNDNRAAFLKLSLLHYSLGDHHESLNHIRECLKLDQDDKECFSHYKQVKKLSKQLDAAEELIQQERYEEAIDKYESVMKTEPNVPHYTNLAKERICFCLVKINLAQEAIDVCSEAHQRDPRNANVLRDRAEAYILNQEYEKAVEDYLEAKEFDGEGDRIDLKEGLERAQKLLKISRKRDYYKILGVGRNANKQEIIKAYRKLAQQWHPDNFQSEAEKKEAEKKFIDIASAKEVLTDPEMRQKFDAGEDPLDPENQQGGGGGGGQGWPYHFNPFESGGSFHFKFHHN